The Flammeovirgaceae bacterium genome contains a region encoding:
- a CDS encoding tetratricopeptide repeat protein, with the protein MKIRLSYFLPALLLLAACSSESNTWISRAFHNTTAHYNGYYYALEEVTKVEQAIQRNHRDDYNQILWLFPRLDSTFAKSYDKSIQEAVKMASIAIQRHPNSKWVDDAYILVGKARLYSFDWGNAIQTFKYVNNPKVTKDIHTRHRALIYLIRTFTEHKEYNNAEAVFDYLQKEPLNRVNKKNFLLEKAYYYQVRNDLDKMIRSLSEAVPLLTKKDKPGRIYFIIGQVYQTLGFEAEAYNYYRECISTNPEYEVDFYARLYMAQVAEISKARNVANARKSFRKLLKDSKNKEFRDKIYYEIGVFEEKQNNITEAITSYNQAIRLGNNKLVDGEAYLRLGELYYDTLKKYELAQAYYDSAVSSISAQRPDYGSIKQRQEVLSEFVTHLKTISWQDSLLLLSGMDTSAIRLLVKQAVEITKPVETGKSKKRKRERTDITQNLPANENSGPPQTGDWYFGNPSAVGLGQIEFVRIWGKIPLEDNWRRSERAIPPSERLNPVVTGNVADTEKIKPESKQNPAEEAYQALLKQLPFTNEQKKESLSKIEEAYFALGNIYYFRLNEKNNAIVSFEKLLERFPQTLHKPEALYQLYLIHKDTDPKRAETFASSLIAEYPESAFARILVNPDYLLESSLTADKQKAIYKEAYEHFLAGNYAASTELLNQALNLETTPFTPQVVLLRTLITGKTESLSVYQFQLEELIKGYPDTEQAAYAKTLLSASREFQTKNEKAKGIEYNRSFEQPHYFIIVFTTTEKIEAAAVEALSAFNALYFNDLNLKVSNLILNEEYTLTMVSDLPRISSALEYYKTFTEKLQSLTGLKNRKFNSFVITKDNFNIFYRTKGLDEYLRFFEKNYRTENP; encoded by the coding sequence TATAACCAAATTCTTTGGTTATTCCCGAGACTTGATTCAACGTTTGCTAAAAGTTACGACAAGTCCATCCAGGAAGCCGTTAAGATGGCTTCCATCGCCATTCAGCGCCATCCCAACAGCAAATGGGTTGATGATGCCTATATACTGGTAGGAAAAGCGAGACTATACAGTTTTGACTGGGGCAATGCCATCCAGACGTTTAAGTATGTGAACAATCCGAAAGTTACCAAAGACATTCACACGCGCCACCGGGCATTGATTTATTTAATCCGCACCTTTACCGAGCACAAGGAGTACAATAATGCCGAAGCGGTTTTTGATTACCTGCAAAAAGAACCTTTGAATAGAGTCAACAAGAAAAATTTCCTGCTTGAAAAAGCTTATTACTACCAGGTGCGAAACGACCTGGATAAAATGATTCGCAGTCTCTCTGAAGCGGTACCCCTTTTAACCAAAAAAGATAAGCCCGGAAGAATTTATTTCATCATTGGCCAGGTATACCAAACTCTCGGGTTCGAGGCCGAGGCATACAATTATTACCGTGAGTGTATTTCAACGAATCCGGAGTACGAAGTGGATTTTTACGCCCGCCTCTACATGGCCCAGGTAGCAGAAATCTCGAAAGCCCGTAATGTAGCCAACGCCCGTAAATCGTTTAGAAAATTGCTTAAGGATAGTAAAAACAAGGAGTTCCGCGATAAAATTTATTATGAAATAGGTGTATTCGAAGAAAAGCAGAACAATATTACTGAAGCCATTACTAGTTACAATCAGGCCATCCGCCTTGGCAATAATAAACTGGTGGACGGAGAGGCTTATCTGCGGCTGGGTGAGTTATATTATGATACACTTAAAAAATACGAACTCGCCCAGGCCTATTACGACAGTGCCGTATCGAGTATATCGGCACAACGACCCGACTATGGTTCCATTAAGCAGCGGCAGGAAGTACTCAGCGAGTTTGTCACGCATCTGAAAACAATTTCCTGGCAAGACAGCCTGCTGCTACTATCCGGCATGGATACTTCGGCAATTCGGTTACTTGTTAAGCAAGCTGTTGAAATTACTAAGCCGGTTGAAACGGGGAAAAGTAAAAAACGGAAACGGGAACGAACCGACATTACACAAAACCTTCCGGCTAATGAAAATTCCGGCCCTCCGCAAACCGGTGATTGGTATTTCGGAAATCCTTCGGCTGTAGGGTTAGGTCAGATTGAATTTGTACGAATTTGGGGAAAGATACCCCTGGAAGACAATTGGAGAAGATCGGAGCGGGCCATTCCACCTTCCGAACGCCTTAATCCGGTGGTTACCGGCAATGTGGCAGATACAGAAAAGATTAAACCCGAAAGCAAACAAAATCCGGCCGAAGAAGCCTACCAAGCACTGTTGAAACAATTACCTTTTACTAACGAGCAGAAAAAAGAATCCCTAAGCAAAATTGAGGAAGCCTATTTTGCCCTCGGCAATATTTATTACTTCAGGCTGAATGAAAAAAATAATGCCATAGTTTCATTTGAAAAATTACTCGAGCGCTTTCCACAAACTCTTCATAAACCGGAAGCACTATACCAACTTTACCTTATCCATAAGGATACCGATCCGAAACGCGCGGAAACATTCGCATCCAGCTTAATTGCCGAGTATCCCGAAAGTGCTTTTGCCCGTATTCTTGTTAATCCGGATTACCTCCTTGAATCAAGCCTTACGGCCGATAAGCAAAAAGCTATCTATAAGGAAGCGTATGAACACTTCCTGGCCGGTAACTACGCTGCATCCACCGAACTGCTCAACCAGGCACTTAATCTCGAAACCACCCCCTTTACGCCTCAAGTGGTTTTGCTAAGAACACTTATTACGGGTAAAACCGAATCCCTTTCGGTTTATCAGTTTCAACTGGAAGAACTCATTAAGGGCTATCCGGACACTGAACAGGCAGCTTATGCTAAAACCTTATTGTCTGCCTCACGGGAGTTTCAGACGAAAAATGAGAAAGCAAAAGGCATTGAGTATAATCGTTCATTTGAGCAACCCCATTATTTCATTATAGTCTTTACTACTACCGAGAAAATAGAAGCCGCTGCGGTGGAAGCGCTTAGTGCATTTAATGCCTTATATTTTAACGATCTTAATCTTAAAGTGAGCAACCTTATATTAAATGAGGAATATACCCTTACGATGGTGTCTGACCTGCCCCGCATAAGCAGCGCGCTGGAGTATTACAAAACATTCACCGAAAAACTTCAATCACTTACCGGGCTTAAAAACCGTAAATTCAATAGCTTTGTAATTACCAAAGACAATTTCAATATCTTTTATCGTACCAAAGGCCTTGATGAGTACCTTCGATTCTTTGAAAAAAACTATCGTACAGAAAACCCGTAA
- a CDS encoding transglycosylase domain-containing protein produces the protein MSTFDSLKKTIVQKTRNLLAVERPWIKRTIKIIWVGFFCVILLFPVFIYTVSIDLFGLYGGMPSLKAIENPENDLSSELISADGVSLGRYFRYNRSQVNYDELSKDLVTTLILSEDHRFYQHSGMDFIAYMRVLWGLITLNPKGGGSTITQQLAKNLYTMNPDMSLDGKIARLGRYPKRLIQKTKEWIISYYLEKNFTKEEIIAMYLNTTSFGSNAYGIRVAAETYFNKPPDSLNLQESAVLVGMLQAITKFSPVYNPENSLKKRNEVLYKLVTHGYLTREAYDSIKQLPIELKYKVQNQNEGLATYFRNVIRTDLMNWCREHGYDLWESGLKIYTTIDSRMQLYAEQALTEHMQYQQQLFDEHWKGRNPWIDDEWKEIKGFLQSRIKQTDTYKNLVARYGENSDSVKIMLNLKKPMTIFTWKGERDTVFSSMDSLNYYKRFLHAGLVSMDANTGAIKAWVGGINHKYFKYDHVRQGKRQPGSTFKPFVYGAALEIGYHPCFELYDISPSFTVSGTTWYPPNSDGKFGSGEKMNLRQAMARSVNSITAQILQKVHPENVVKFAHRVGITSPLDPVPSLCLGVSDVSLYELVGAYGTFVNSGIYTEPYYITRIEDKNGNVIENFVPKTREAISEQTAYKMVYMLRGGVEETGGTSGGLGYDLKEENEIGGKTGTTNNASDGWYIGVTHNLVTGVWVGGDERSIHYRNWDMGQGSRTARPIWEKFMRKIYLDPSLEYKKGKFKQPKTGLDVTLNCDQYMVPADSIPVDEKPWDDFN, from the coding sequence ATGAGTACCTTCGATTCTTTGAAAAAAACTATCGTACAGAAAACCCGTAACCTGCTGGCCGTTGAGCGGCCATGGATTAAACGGACCATCAAGATTATCTGGGTTGGTTTCTTTTGTGTTATCCTGCTTTTCCCGGTATTCATTTACACGGTAAGTATCGATCTGTTTGGTTTATATGGCGGCATGCCCAGCCTTAAAGCCATTGAAAATCCTGAGAATGATCTGTCATCTGAACTAATCTCTGCCGATGGGGTTTCATTAGGTCGGTATTTTCGGTACAACCGTAGTCAGGTGAATTATGATGAGCTTTCGAAGGACCTTGTTACTACATTGATTCTTTCGGAGGACCACCGGTTTTATCAACACTCCGGTATGGACTTTATTGCTTACATGCGGGTGCTCTGGGGGCTCATTACACTAAACCCAAAGGGCGGAGGCAGCACCATTACCCAGCAATTAGCTAAAAACCTTTACACGATGAACCCCGACATGAGCCTGGATGGTAAAATCGCCCGGCTTGGACGCTATCCGAAACGGCTCATCCAAAAAACAAAAGAATGGATTATCTCATACTACCTGGAGAAAAATTTCACCAAAGAAGAAATTATTGCCATGTACCTTAATACCACTTCGTTCGGCAGTAATGCGTATGGCATCCGGGTGGCAGCCGAAACCTATTTTAACAAACCGCCCGACAGCCTGAACCTGCAGGAATCAGCCGTGCTGGTGGGTATGCTGCAGGCTATAACCAAATTCAGTCCTGTCTATAATCCCGAAAACTCGCTGAAAAAAAGAAATGAAGTACTTTACAAACTCGTTACACACGGTTACCTGACGCGCGAGGCGTATGACTCGATAAAGCAATTACCCATTGAATTAAAGTACAAAGTACAAAATCAAAATGAAGGACTTGCCACCTACTTCCGAAACGTAATCCGTACCGACTTAATGAACTGGTGCCGCGAACACGGTTACGACTTATGGGAATCGGGGTTGAAAATTTACACCACAATTGATAGCCGAATGCAGCTTTACGCTGAACAGGCCCTCACCGAACATATGCAATACCAGCAGCAGTTGTTCGATGAGCATTGGAAGGGCCGTAATCCCTGGATTGACGATGAGTGGAAAGAGATAAAGGGCTTTTTGCAATCGCGGATAAAACAAACCGATACGTACAAAAACCTGGTAGCACGATATGGCGAAAACTCCGATTCGGTAAAAATCATGCTGAATCTGAAGAAGCCCATGACCATTTTTACATGGAAAGGCGAGCGCGACACAGTATTCAGCTCGATGGACTCACTCAATTACTACAAGCGCTTTCTGCATGCCGGTTTGGTTTCGATGGACGCCAACACCGGGGCCATTAAAGCGTGGGTGGGCGGCATCAACCACAAATACTTTAAGTACGACCACGTGCGGCAGGGCAAACGCCAGCCCGGCTCAACATTTAAACCATTCGTTTATGGCGCAGCATTGGAAATAGGCTATCACCCCTGTTTTGAGTTATATGATATTTCACCCAGTTTCACCGTATCGGGCACAACCTGGTATCCACCCAACTCTGACGGGAAATTCGGTAGCGGTGAAAAAATGAACCTGCGGCAGGCTATGGCTCGCTCTGTTAACTCCATTACCGCACAAATTCTGCAAAAAGTGCATCCTGAAAACGTTGTAAAGTTTGCCCACCGCGTGGGCATCACCAGCCCGTTAGACCCTGTGCCTTCATTATGTCTTGGTGTCAGCGATGTTTCGCTTTATGAACTGGTGGGGGCCTACGGTACGTTTGTTAACAGCGGAATTTATACTGAACCGTATTACATTACCCGTATTGAAGATAAAAACGGAAACGTCATTGAAAATTTTGTTCCTAAAACACGCGAAGCCATAAGTGAACAAACTGCCTATAAAATGGTTTACATGTTAAGGGGTGGTGTTGAAGAAACCGGTGGTACCTCGGGCGGGTTAGGTTACGATCTTAAAGAAGAAAATGAAATTGGCGGTAAAACCGGAACAACCAACAATGCGTCTGATGGGTGGTACATAGGCGTAACCCACAACCTGGTTACCGGAGTATGGGTGGGTGGTGATGAACGGAGCATCCATTACCGCAACTGGGATATGGGGCAAGGATCCCGCACAGCCCGCCCCATTTGGGAAAAGTTCATGCGTAAAATCTATCTCGACCCCTCCCTTGAATATAAAAAGGGTAAATTCAAGCAACCCAAAACCGGCCTCGATGTAACCCTCAACTGCGATCAGTACATGGTACCGGCCGACTCCATTCCGGTTGATGAAAAGCCCTGGGACGATTTCAATTAG
- a CDS encoding excinuclease ABC subunit C, which yields MSRGDLKSYAHLLPENPGVYRFYNTANQLIYVGKAKNLKKRVLSYFGAKQNLSRKTLKLVHETSRIEYTVAESEFDALLLENNLIKQFQPRYNILLKDDKTYPYLCILKERFPRIISTRKYIPGQGDYFGPYSSVVAMKNVLELIRKLYTIRTCNLQLTDSNIKRKKFKVCLEYHIGNCKGPCEGLQPEKDYDLDIEHARYILKGNITLVKTIFEQEMQAAADRLDFERAQYYKERLNTLEKFQSKSLVVNKALTDIDVITVTGTEKYAYINYLLIKEGAIVYSRSVEIQKKLGEQNEELLSLALVELRQQANSNNTEILSNLPVHTLANNLNNTVPKIGDKRKLIALSLKNALELKREKDLLRAERPTRKNPALDALRNELQLNTLPITIECFDNSNLQGTNPVASMVCFVNGKPDKKNYRHYNIKTVTGPDDFASMKEVVGRRYRKLMDEQCPMPDLILVDGGKGQLSSACEALKELNLYGKVAIAGIAKRLEEIYLPEDSVPLLLSKKSPGLKLIQQIRNEAHRFAVTFHRQKRSKANLQTTLHDIAGIGRTTIEKLLRHFKSVRKIREASFKELEQVIGKSKAKLVIDSNKKAPAG from the coding sequence ATGAGCCGTGGCGACCTTAAAAGCTACGCACACCTGTTACCTGAAAATCCGGGAGTTTATCGGTTTTACAATACCGCCAACCAACTTATCTATGTAGGTAAGGCCAAAAATCTGAAGAAGCGGGTATTAAGCTACTTTGGGGCCAAACAAAATCTAAGCCGGAAAACGCTAAAGCTCGTTCATGAAACCAGCCGGATTGAGTATACAGTTGCCGAAAGTGAATTTGATGCGCTGTTGTTAGAGAATAACCTGATTAAACAATTCCAACCCCGCTATAACATTTTACTTAAAGACGATAAAACCTACCCTTACCTGTGCATTCTTAAAGAACGGTTCCCTCGCATTATCTCAACACGCAAATACATACCAGGCCAAGGCGACTATTTCGGTCCGTATTCCAGTGTTGTGGCCATGAAAAATGTGCTGGAACTAATTCGCAAACTGTATACTATACGAACCTGCAACCTGCAATTAACAGATAGCAATATCAAGCGAAAGAAATTTAAGGTCTGTCTGGAGTATCATATCGGCAATTGCAAAGGGCCTTGCGAAGGTTTACAACCGGAGAAAGATTACGACCTCGACATCGAACATGCCCGCTATATATTGAAGGGAAACATTACTCTTGTTAAAACCATTTTTGAGCAGGAAATGCAGGCGGCAGCTGATCGATTGGATTTCGAACGTGCACAGTATTACAAGGAAAGGCTTAATACCCTCGAAAAATTTCAAAGTAAATCGTTGGTTGTTAACAAGGCCTTAACCGATATTGACGTAATCACAGTAACAGGTACCGAAAAATATGCCTATATCAACTACCTGCTAATCAAGGAAGGCGCGATTGTCTACTCCCGGTCCGTTGAAATACAAAAAAAGCTTGGTGAACAAAATGAGGAGTTGCTAAGCCTGGCGCTTGTTGAACTACGGCAACAGGCCAACAGCAATAATACAGAAATACTTAGTAACCTGCCGGTACACACACTAGCAAATAACCTGAATAACACCGTACCTAAAATAGGCGACAAACGAAAACTGATTGCGCTCTCATTAAAAAATGCATTGGAACTTAAACGCGAAAAGGATTTGCTGCGTGCCGAACGGCCCACCAGAAAAAATCCGGCACTTGACGCCTTACGTAACGAACTTCAATTAAATACCCTACCCATAACCATTGAGTGCTTTGATAACAGCAACCTGCAGGGCACTAATCCGGTAGCTTCTATGGTTTGCTTTGTTAACGGCAAACCCGATAAAAAAAATTACCGGCATTATAATATCAAAACCGTTACAGGTCCTGACGATTTCGCTTCAATGAAAGAAGTGGTAGGCAGACGCTACCGGAAATTGATGGACGAACAATGCCCAATGCCTGACCTTATCCTGGTGGATGGCGGAAAAGGGCAGTTATCGAGTGCCTGCGAAGCGCTGAAAGAGCTTAACCTGTATGGCAAGGTGGCCATTGCCGGCATTGCCAAAAGGCTGGAAGAAATTTACCTGCCGGAAGATTCGGTGCCGTTGCTCCTCAGCAAAAAATCGCCCGGATTAAAACTTATCCAGCAAATACGAAATGAGGCCCACCGCTTTGCAGTAACCTTTCACCGGCAAAAACGAAGCAAAGCCAATTTACAAACAACCCTTCACGATATAGCCGGTATAGGCCGAACCACCATCGAAAAACTGCTCAGGCATTTTAAATCTGTTCGGAAGATCAGGGAAGCATCTTTTAAGGAACTTGAGCAGGTTATCGGAAAAAGTAAAGCAAAGCTTGTTATTGATTCCAATAAAAAAGCCCCTGCCGGATAG
- the gldN gene encoding gliding motility protein GldN translates to MNMLKNGIVLLLAACVPLGMYAQVELPQYNPNSIDPIPRYEHLYKLRVWRKIDMKEKQNKGFFSNNGEISKLIIDAVRSGEIPAVYNSDSLTSVMTKEDFESKMVITQGETLQAWDPAMTYYLSDAVSFNGKNYESAIDNNTGINPSTAPNGEWVLTQRGKPVTVLPRDIYMLTLMEDVIFDKRRSRLYYDIQAIKLEAFDLNTGTFKSLGWFKYKDLEKVFRNNPAKAVWFNRQNTAENKNFADAFLLRLFKGTIDKIENPDDQTIEDVYRANGRPYYESVWAREWAEMMLMEKEHNLWEF, encoded by the coding sequence ATGAACATGTTGAAGAATGGGATCGTGTTACTGCTTGCCGCATGTGTGCCCCTGGGTATGTATGCTCAAGTAGAACTACCCCAGTATAACCCGAATTCCATCGATCCGATACCGCGTTATGAACACCTGTACAAACTGCGCGTATGGCGAAAGATTGATATGAAGGAGAAGCAGAACAAGGGTTTCTTCTCTAATAATGGTGAAATCTCGAAATTGATTATTGACGCGGTACGGAGCGGTGAGATTCCGGCTGTGTATAACAGCGATTCGCTTACTTCGGTAATGACCAAAGAGGATTTTGAATCGAAAATGGTTATTACACAAGGCGAAACACTGCAAGCCTGGGATCCGGCAATGACCTATTACCTGAGCGATGCCGTTTCATTCAATGGTAAAAATTATGAATCGGCAATTGATAATAACACCGGTATAAACCCAAGTACTGCCCCAAATGGCGAGTGGGTACTTACGCAACGTGGTAAGCCGGTAACAGTGTTACCCCGTGATATTTATATGCTTACCCTCATGGAGGACGTTATATTTGATAAGCGCAGATCACGTTTGTATTACGACATCCAGGCTATTAAGCTCGAGGCGTTTGATTTGAATACCGGAACATTTAAATCGTTAGGGTGGTTTAAGTACAAAGATTTGGAAAAGGTTTTCCGGAACAACCCGGCAAAGGCTGTATGGTTTAACCGCCAGAATACCGCTGAAAACAAGAACTTTGCCGATGCGTTTTTATTAAGGCTATTTAAAGGAACTATTGATAAAATTGAAAACCCGGATGACCAGACCATTGAGGATGTGTACCGGGCAAACGGACGACCGTACTACGAGAGTGTGTGGGCGCGCGAGTGGGCCGAAATGATGCTCATGGAGAAGGAACACAACCTTTGGGAGTTCTGA
- the gldM gene encoding gliding motility protein GldM — MAGKKETPRQKMIGMMYLVLTALLALQVSNAVLEKFAIINGTLNQLIDDTEKSNQQQLNKIIEEGGKSEVAKIKSAVERAQKVRELTTATSAWIETLKKKMLEVSGSDKVDEKVINNHGSAVATMMIDKKSPWGRDFETKLNDYVKQLNELTGEKFGTLARAPKDIPEFANDPDHIRKDFLTFTFENTPVIAALASVTQIQSEVLEYESAALRKLAEEAGAATVRFETVIPMVRPKSSVVAAGATYEADMFISASSSALSPEMFYNGTSIPVAVDPVTGIKMGKVKFTARGGNYDAKGQSKQSFKAEIKLNDQVYPQTIEYIVAKPTIRVTTGVAPTLYMGCGNLVNIEVPALGTDYNPSFSATGAEIIRGEKIGQVTIIPNQRKVTVAVNNSGTFIGNEEFAVKNVPRPRIVAKDNNGRDIDLKNGVTAGQIAGLRINAEADENFKNEVPRDANYRIRNMSVILARGTQRVQEMTATSELVDLGAWRAIMRPGDRILVEPKNVVRMTYKGNPEPVAVGGSDIINIPVQ; from the coding sequence ATGGCAGGTAAAAAAGAAACCCCCCGGCAGAAGATGATCGGTATGATGTATCTGGTACTAACCGCGCTTCTGGCCCTTCAGGTGAGCAATGCAGTGTTGGAAAAGTTCGCCATTATTAATGGAACGCTTAATCAACTTATTGATGATACCGAAAAATCCAACCAACAGCAGTTAAATAAAATTATTGAAGAAGGGGGAAAAAGTGAAGTAGCGAAAATTAAGAGTGCTGTTGAGCGTGCGCAAAAGGTAAGGGAACTGACCACCGCAACTTCGGCTTGGATTGAAACACTTAAAAAGAAAATGTTAGAGGTTTCCGGTTCTGACAAGGTTGACGAAAAAGTGATCAATAACCATGGTTCGGCAGTGGCTACCATGATGATTGATAAAAAGTCACCTTGGGGTAGAGATTTCGAAACCAAACTTAACGATTACGTAAAGCAACTGAATGAACTAACCGGTGAGAAATTTGGTACGTTGGCCAGGGCTCCTAAAGATATACCAGAATTTGCCAACGACCCTGACCATATTCGAAAGGACTTCCTCACGTTTACCTTCGAGAATACCCCGGTCATTGCAGCGCTTGCTTCAGTAACACAAATTCAGTCTGAAGTACTGGAATACGAGTCGGCAGCTTTGCGCAAACTGGCCGAAGAAGCCGGTGCAGCCACGGTGCGTTTTGAAACGGTCATCCCGATGGTTCGGCCCAAATCGTCAGTTGTTGCTGCCGGTGCTACATATGAAGCCGATATGTTTATTTCAGCATCTTCATCGGCACTGAGCCCCGAGATGTTTTACAATGGCACCTCCATTCCGGTTGCTGTTGACCCGGTAACAGGCATTAAAATGGGTAAAGTTAAGTTTACTGCCCGCGGAGGAAATTATGATGCCAAAGGTCAATCCAAGCAGTCATTCAAGGCGGAGATAAAGTTGAACGATCAGGTTTATCCGCAAACCATCGAATATATAGTTGCAAAACCCACCATCCGGGTAACTACCGGTGTGGCCCCTACCCTATACATGGGCTGTGGTAACCTGGTAAATATTGAAGTGCCTGCTCTGGGTACGGATTATAACCCTTCATTTTCTGCGACAGGCGCAGAAATTATACGTGGTGAAAAAATCGGTCAGGTTACTATTATACCAAATCAGCGAAAAGTTACGGTTGCTGTAAACAATTCCGGTACGTTTATCGGTAATGAAGAATTTGCCGTTAAGAATGTACCACGCCCAAGGATTGTGGCAAAGGATAACAACGGCCGCGATATTGACTTAAAAAATGGTGTAACAGCCGGACAAATTGCGGGTCTTCGGATAAATGCCGAAGCTGATGAGAACTTTAAAAACGAGGTTCCCAGAGATGCTAACTACCGGATACGCAACATGTCGGTTATTCTGGCGCGTGGTACCCAACGCGTTCAGGAAATGACGGCCACAAGCGAATTGGTTGATTTAGGTGCGTGGCGGGCCATTATGCGGCCGGGCGACAGGATTTTGGTTGAACCAAAGAACGTGGTGCGAATGACCTACAAAGGGAACCCCGAACCGGTTGCCGTAGGTGGTAGTGATATTATCAATATTCCAGTACAATAA
- the gldL gene encoding gliding motility protein GldL, with amino-acid sequence MSKKKGGFAELLFKTIMPKVYGIGAAVVIVGALFKILHLTGADQMLMVGLLTEAAIFFLSAFEPPAKETDWTKVYPELAEDYEPAVTSPTVRKPGHSTESPLLKIDEMLKTAKVDQNLLDNLGKGLTNLAESAKQMNNLSNAAVATNEYATNVKTASKALSDMNASYKTAIEAVGSMANASKDAGEYHSQVQKVTKNLAALNSVYEMELKDADSHVKNMNKFYDSLTGAMQGLTKVGENTAKFTSELGKLTDNLTALNKVYGSMLTAMKGGGQG; translated from the coding sequence ATGAGCAAGAAAAAAGGCGGATTTGCTGAGCTACTCTTTAAAACCATAATGCCAAAAGTTTATGGTATTGGTGCGGCAGTTGTAATTGTTGGTGCGCTGTTTAAAATTTTGCACCTTACCGGGGCCGACCAAATGCTGATGGTTGGCCTGTTAACAGAGGCTGCCATCTTCTTTTTAAGTGCATTTGAACCACCTGCAAAAGAAACAGACTGGACAAAGGTATATCCTGAACTTGCTGAGGATTATGAACCCGCGGTAACCTCGCCCACTGTTCGCAAACCCGGTCATTCTACGGAGTCACCGCTTCTTAAAATTGACGAAATGTTGAAAACCGCCAAGGTTGACCAGAACTTGCTGGATAACCTGGGCAAAGGCTTAACAAACCTTGCTGAATCAGCCAAGCAGATGAACAACCTGTCCAATGCAGCAGTGGCAACTAATGAGTATGCAACCAACGTGAAGACCGCATCAAAAGCGTTGTCAGACATGAATGCCTCGTACAAAACTGCTATTGAGGCTGTTGGTTCTATGGCCAATGCCTCAAAAGATGCCGGAGAGTACCACTCGCAGGTACAAAAAGTGACTAAAAACCTGGCTGCTTTGAATTCGGTTTATGAAATGGAACTGAAAGATGCCGATAGCCATGTGAAGAACATGAATAAGTTTTACGATAGCCTTACCGGAGCAATGCAAGGGCTAACCAAAGTAGGAGAGAATACAGCCAAGTTTACCAGTGAACTTGGTAAGCTTACCGATAACTTGACTGCTTTGAATAAAGTGTACGGAAGTATGCTTACCGCCATGAAAGGCGGAGGCCAGGGATAA
- a CDS encoding SUMF1/EgtB/PvdO family nonheme iron enzyme translates to MDKAASSKYAIVLLGLAASACGLLGLGGGKGGDGGELVGVAGRQGWVMTRPFGMVPIPAGTFHMGQADEDPASTQINYNKQVTIGSFFMDDTEITNNEYRQFTNYHLVENGSIEGFETVDQETFKQKYYPDTTVWVRDFAHHMGDPIQDYYYWHPGYDDYPVVGINWDAAVFFANWRTAYWNDYRKSVGEFPMPSFRLPSEAEWEYAARGGRDMAKYPWGNPYIRNSKGCMLANFKPGRGNFYDDGFAYTSPVRAYFPNDYGLYDMAGNVSEWCLDDFNPASVPTVWDLNPQFIDPRTNPEDSRYNAKIAPKKVVRGGSWKDVAYYLETGTRTYEFKDSTRAYIGFRCALTHLGRSSGREF, encoded by the coding sequence ATGGATAAGGCGGCTTCATCAAAATATGCGATTGTTCTTCTCGGGCTGGCGGCCAGCGCTTGTGGTCTGTTAGGACTGGGCGGAGGTAAAGGTGGAGATGGTGGCGAACTTGTGGGTGTTGCCGGCAGGCAAGGTTGGGTAATGACCAGGCCCTTCGGTATGGTGCCAATTCCGGCAGGAACCTTTCATATGGGTCAGGCCGATGAGGATCCGGCATCAACACAAATCAATTATAACAAACAGGTTACTATTGGTTCGTTCTTTATGGACGATACCGAGATAACCAACAATGAATACCGGCAGTTTACCAATTATCACCTGGTTGAGAACGGAAGCATCGAAGGCTTCGAAACAGTTGATCAGGAAACATTTAAACAAAAATACTATCCGGATACTACCGTTTGGGTTCGTGACTTCGCCCATCATATGGGCGACCCGATTCAAGACTATTATTACTGGCATCCTGGCTACGATGATTACCCGGTAGTGGGCATTAACTGGGATGCAGCCGTATTCTTTGCCAACTGGCGCACTGCGTACTGGAACGATTACCGCAAGAGCGTTGGCGAGTTCCCGATGCCCAGTTTCCGTCTGCCTTCCGAAGCCGAGTGGGAATATGCGGCCCGGGGCGGTCGTGATATGGCTAAATACCCTTGGGGTAACCCGTACATCCGCAATTCAAAAGGCTGTATGCTGGCTAACTTCAAACCGGGCCGCGGTAATTTTTACGATGACGGCTTTGCTTACACCTCACCGGTAAGGGCATATTTCCCGAATGATTACGGACTTTACGATATGGCCGGTAACGTAAGCGAGTGGTGTTTGGATGACTTCAACCCGGCTTCAGTTCCTACTGTATGGGATTTAAACCCCCAGTTTATTGACCCAAGAACCAACCCGGAAGATTCGAGGTACAATGCCAAAATTGCTCCCAAGAAAGTTGTACGCGGAGGATCGTGGAAAGATGTGGCTTATTACCTGGAAACCGGTACAAGAACATACGAATTTAAAGATTCAACCCGCGCCTACATCGGATTCCGGTGTGCACTTACGCACCTGGGGCGGTCGTCAGGCAGGGAATTTTAA